From a single Brassica rapa cultivar Chiifu-401-42 chromosome A01, CAAS_Brap_v3.01, whole genome shotgun sequence genomic region:
- the LOC103849736 gene encoding YTH domain-containing protein ECT1 isoform X3 — MATTPPSHATDLLITSEEQPVNLDIMKEQVSVAANNETSASFNKSSQEPAVVVHPAKVAPLSAPYGLSGDFAGHLPSSILSPQAQGFYYRGYETPTGEWDEYSSYVNVEGLDINSPVGFNENASMVYQTGYGYNPQMPYGPYSPAATPLPSEAQLYSPQQFPFSGASPYYQQVVPPSMQYISSPTQPELTSLVAVDQQGDNMTRPSYQPHPIGPFNGNQTNLGFPEWQQGFDGGIWSDWSKPSDMHRHSSSFSPALSPQPLGSFGSYGHNIPMGSQRQRPFYGRGQGSNYGSRLNSYVGMGNQSWIGVDSTRGRGRVTDPSLGGGYNGNYDILNEQNRGPRALKPKTQVSEELDSSADSKKHNKDSPKEESNNNNNPEFVTDYSEAKLFIIKSYSEDNVHKSIKYNVWASTPNGNKKLDAAYREAKEEKEACPVFLLFSVNASSQFCGVAEMIGPVDFEKSVDYWQQDKWNGQFPVKWHIIKDVPNSQFRHIILENNDNKPVTNSRDTQEVKLEQGIEMLKIFKNYDAETSILDDFGFYEEREKIIQERKARRQPNLPSAGGGENEHKPASAALQTEFIKNMSKSFAQVVRLDEGSKASPDATTTTVAVSSGQSN; from the exons ATGGCAACGACTCCTCCATCTCACGCCACAGATCTTCTTATTACTTCAG AGGAGCAGCCTGTTAATCTGGACATCATGAAGGAGCAGGTA TCTGTTGCGGCAAACAACGAGACATCAGCCTCTTTTAATAAGTCCTCCCAGGAGCCTGCAGTTGTAGTTCATCCAGCCAAAGTTGCTCCACTCTCTGCACCTTATGGTTTATCAGGTGACTTTGCTGGACACTTGCCTAGCAGCATCCTCTCCCCTCAAGCACAAGGCTTTTACTATAGAG GGTATGAAACTCCCACAGGCGAATGGGACGAGTATTCTTCATATGTCAATGTTGAAGGACTGGACATCAACTCTCCT GTTGGCTTCAATGAGAATGCTTCTATGGTCTACCAAACAGGATACGGATACAACCCTCAGATGCCATACGGACCATATTCCCCTGCTGCAACTCCCTTACCTTCTGAGGCGCAGTTGTATTCCCCACAGCAGTTTCCGTTTTCAGGGGCATCGCCTTATTACCAGCAGGTGGTTCCTCCAAGCATGCAGTATATATCTTCCCCAACTCAGCCAGAGCTCACCAGCCTTGTCGCTGTTGACCAACAAGGTGATAACATGACAAGACCGTCCTACCAACCTCACCCTATTGGACCGTTTAATGGAAACCAGACGAACCTTGGTTTTCCTGAGTGGCAGCAAGGTTTTGACGGGGGGATATGGTCGGATTGGTCCAAGCCTTCTGATATGCACagacattcttcttctttttcgcCGGCTTTGTCTCCTCAGCCACTCGGTTCTTTTGGATCATATGGCCACAACATTCCCATG GGGTCACAAAGACAGAGACCATTCTACGGTCGTGGCCAAGGCTCTAACTATGGAAGTAGACTAAACTCTTATGTGGGTATGGGAAACCAAAGCTGGATTGGCGTTGACAGCACTCGAGGGCGTGGAAGAGTTACTGATCCATCCCTTGGTGGCGGTTATAATGGCAACTATGATATCCTCAACGAGCAGAACCGAGGACCAAGGGCTTTAAAGCCCAAGACTCAGGTCTCAGAGGAGCTTGATTCTTCTGCTGATAGTAAGAAACATAACAAAGACAGTCCCAAAGAGGAatccaacaacaacaataatccTGAGTTTGTCACTGACTACAGTGAAGCTAAGCTCTTCATAATCAAGTCCTACAGTGAAGACAACGTACACAAGAGCATCAAATACAATGTATGGGCTAGCACTCCTAATGGCAACAAAAAGCTTGATGCTGCTTACCGTGAGGCCAAGGAGGAGAAAGAAGCTTGCCCAGTGTTTCTTCTGTTCTCT GTAAACGCGAGCTCTCAGTTCTGTGGAGTTGCGGAGATGATTGGACCTGTGGATTTTGAGAAGAGCGTTGATTACTGGCAACAAGACAAGTGGAATGGACAGTTCCCAGTGAAGTGGCACATCATCAAAGATGTTCCAAACAGCCAGTTCCGCCACATTATATTGGAGAACAATGACAATAAGCCCGTGACTAATAGTCGAGACACTCAAGAA GTGAAACTGGAACAAGGCATAGAGATGCTGAAGATTTTCAAGAACTACGATGCTGAGACTTCAATCTTGGATGATTTTGGGTTTTATGAAGAGAGGGAGAAAATAATCCAAGAACGGAAGGCAAGAAGACAGCCAAACTTACCATCTGCAGGAGGAGGAGAAAACGAACATAAGCCCGCTTCTGCTGCATTGCAGACAGAGTTCATCAAGAACATGTCAAAAAGTTTTGCGCAGGTTGTCCGCTTGGACGAGGGCAGCAAAGCATCTCCAGATGCAACTACAACAACCGTAGCAGTCTCTTCTGGTCAATCCAACTA G
- the LOC103849736 gene encoding YTH domain-containing protein ECT1 isoform X1 produces MATTPPSHATDLLITSEEQPVNLDIMKEQVSVAANNETSASFNKSSQEPAVVVHPAKVAPLSAPYGLSGDFAGHLPSSILSPQAQGFYYRGYETPTGEWDEYSSYVNVEGLDINSPVGFNENASMVYQTGYGYNPQMPYGPYSPAATPLPSEAQLYSPQQFPFSGASPYYQQVVPPSMQYISSPTQPELTSLVAVDQQGDNMTRPSYQPHPIGPFNGNQTNLGFPEWQQGFDGGIWSDWSKPSDMHRHSSSFSPALSPQPLGSFGSYGHNIPMGSQRQRPFYGRGQGSNYGSRLNSYVGMGNQSWIGVDSTRGRGRVTDPSLGGGYNGNYDILNEQNRGPRALKPKTQVSEELDSSADSKKHNKDSPKEESNNNNNPEFVTDYSEAKLFIIKSYSEDNVHKSIKYNVWASTPNGNKKLDAAYREAKEEKEACPVFLLFSVNASSQFCGVAEMIGPVDFEKSVDYWQQDKWNGQFPVKWHIIKDVPNSQFRHIILENNDNKPVTNSRDTQEVKLEQGIEMLKIFKNYDAETSILDDFGFYEEREKIIQERKARRQPNLPSAGGGENEHKPASAALQTEFIKNMSKSFAQVVRLDEGSKASPDATTTTVAVSSGQSN; encoded by the exons ATGGCAACGACTCCTCCATCTCACGCCACAGATCTTCTTATTACTTCAG AGGAGCAGCCTGTTAATCTGGACATCATGAAGGAGCAGGTA TCTGTTGCGGCAAACAACGAGACATCAGCCTCTTTTAATAAGTCCTCCCAGGAGCCTGCAGTTGTAGTTCATCCAGCCAAAGTTGCTCCACTCTCTGCACCTTATGGTTTATCAGGTGACTTTGCTGGACACTTGCCTAGCAGCATCCTCTCCCCTCAAGCACAAGGCTTTTACTATAGAG GGTATGAAACTCCCACAGGCGAATGGGACGAGTATTCTTCATATGTCAATGTTGAAGGACTGGACATCAACTCTCCT GTTGGCTTCAATGAGAATGCTTCTATGGTCTACCAAACAGGATACGGATACAACCCTCAGATGCCATACGGACCATATTCCCCTGCTGCAACTCCCTTACCTTCTGAGGCGCAGTTGTATTCCCCACAGCAGTTTCCGTTTTCAGGGGCATCGCCTTATTACCAGCAGGTGGTTCCTCCAAGCATGCAGTATATATCTTCCCCAACTCAGCCAGAGCTCACCAGCCTTGTCGCTGTTGACCAACAAGGTGATAACATGACAAGACCGTCCTACCAACCTCACCCTATTGGACCGTTTAATGGAAACCAGACGAACCTTGGTTTTCCTGAGTGGCAGCAAGGTTTTGACGGGGGGATATGGTCGGATTGGTCCAAGCCTTCTGATATGCACagacattcttcttctttttcgcCGGCTTTGTCTCCTCAGCCACTCGGTTCTTTTGGATCATATGGCCACAACATTCCCATG GGGTCACAAAGACAGAGACCATTCTACGGTCGTGGCCAAGGCTCTAACTATGGAAGTAGACTAAACTCTTATGTGGGTATGGGAAACCAAAGCTGGATTGGCGTTGACAGCACTCGAGGGCGTGGAAGAGTTACTGATCCATCCCTTGGTGGCGGTTATAATGGCAACTATGATATCCTCAACGAGCAGAACCGAGGACCAAGGGCTTTAAAGCCCAAGACTCAGGTCTCAGAGGAGCTTGATTCTTCTGCTGATAGTAAGAAACATAACAAAGACAGTCCCAAAGAGGAatccaacaacaacaataatccTGAGTTTGTCACTGACTACAGTGAAGCTAAGCTCTTCATAATCAAGTCCTACAGTGAAGACAACGTACACAAGAGCATCAAATACAATGTATGGGCTAGCACTCCTAATGGCAACAAAAAGCTTGATGCTGCTTACCGTGAGGCCAAGGAGGAGAAAGAAGCTTGCCCAGTGTTTCTTCTGTTCTCT GTAAACGCGAGCTCTCAGTTCTGTGGAGTTGCGGAGATGATTGGACCTGTGGATTTTGAGAAGAGCGTTGATTACTGGCAACAAGACAAGTGGAATGGACAGTTCCCAGTGAAGTGGCACATCATCAAAGATGTTCCAAACAGCCAGTTCCGCCACATTATATTGGAGAACAATGACAATAAGCCCGTGACTAATAGTCGAGACACTCAAGAA GTGAAACTGGAACAAGGCATAGAGATGCTGAAGATTTTCAAGAACTACGATGCTGAGACTTCAATCTTGGATGATTTTGGGTTTTATGAAGAGAGGGAGAAAATAATCCAAGAACGGAAGGCAAGAAGACAGCCAAACTTACCATCTGCAGGAGGAGGAGAAAACGAACATAAGCCCGCTTCTGCTGCATTGCAGACAGAGTTCATCAAGAACATGTCAAAAAGTTTTGCGCAGGTTGTCCGCTTGGACGAGGGCAGCAAAGCATCTCCAGATGCAACTACAACAACCGTAGCAGTCTCTTCTGGTCAATCCAACTAG
- the LOC103849736 gene encoding YTH domain-containing protein ECT1 isoform X4 has protein sequence MATTPPSHATDLLITSEEQPVNLDIMKEQSVAANNETSASFNKSSQEPAVVVHPAKVAPLSAPYGLSGDFAGHLPSSILSPQAQGFYYRGYETPTGEWDEYSSYVNVEGLDINSPVGFNENASMVYQTGYGYNPQMPYGPYSPAATPLPSEAQLYSPQQFPFSGASPYYQQVVPPSMQYISSPTQPELTSLVAVDQQGDNMTRPSYQPHPIGPFNGNQTNLGFPEWQQGFDGGIWSDWSKPSDMHRHSSSFSPALSPQPLGSFGSYGHNIPMGSQRQRPFYGRGQGSNYGSRLNSYVGMGNQSWIGVDSTRGRGRVTDPSLGGGYNGNYDILNEQNRGPRALKPKTQVSEELDSSADSKKHNKDSPKEESNNNNNPEFVTDYSEAKLFIIKSYSEDNVHKSIKYNVWASTPNGNKKLDAAYREAKEEKEACPVFLLFSVNASSQFCGVAEMIGPVDFEKSVDYWQQDKWNGQFPVKWHIIKDVPNSQFRHIILENNDNKPVTNSRDTQEVKLEQGIEMLKIFKNYDAETSILDDFGFYEEREKIIQERKARRQPNLPSAGGGENEHKPASAALQTEFIKNMSKSFAQVVRLDEGSKASPDATTTTVAVSSGQSN, from the exons ATGGCAACGACTCCTCCATCTCACGCCACAGATCTTCTTATTACTTCAG AGGAGCAGCCTGTTAATCTGGACATCATGAAGGAGCAG TCTGTTGCGGCAAACAACGAGACATCAGCCTCTTTTAATAAGTCCTCCCAGGAGCCTGCAGTTGTAGTTCATCCAGCCAAAGTTGCTCCACTCTCTGCACCTTATGGTTTATCAGGTGACTTTGCTGGACACTTGCCTAGCAGCATCCTCTCCCCTCAAGCACAAGGCTTTTACTATAGAG GGTATGAAACTCCCACAGGCGAATGGGACGAGTATTCTTCATATGTCAATGTTGAAGGACTGGACATCAACTCTCCT GTTGGCTTCAATGAGAATGCTTCTATGGTCTACCAAACAGGATACGGATACAACCCTCAGATGCCATACGGACCATATTCCCCTGCTGCAACTCCCTTACCTTCTGAGGCGCAGTTGTATTCCCCACAGCAGTTTCCGTTTTCAGGGGCATCGCCTTATTACCAGCAGGTGGTTCCTCCAAGCATGCAGTATATATCTTCCCCAACTCAGCCAGAGCTCACCAGCCTTGTCGCTGTTGACCAACAAGGTGATAACATGACAAGACCGTCCTACCAACCTCACCCTATTGGACCGTTTAATGGAAACCAGACGAACCTTGGTTTTCCTGAGTGGCAGCAAGGTTTTGACGGGGGGATATGGTCGGATTGGTCCAAGCCTTCTGATATGCACagacattcttcttctttttcgcCGGCTTTGTCTCCTCAGCCACTCGGTTCTTTTGGATCATATGGCCACAACATTCCCATG GGGTCACAAAGACAGAGACCATTCTACGGTCGTGGCCAAGGCTCTAACTATGGAAGTAGACTAAACTCTTATGTGGGTATGGGAAACCAAAGCTGGATTGGCGTTGACAGCACTCGAGGGCGTGGAAGAGTTACTGATCCATCCCTTGGTGGCGGTTATAATGGCAACTATGATATCCTCAACGAGCAGAACCGAGGACCAAGGGCTTTAAAGCCCAAGACTCAGGTCTCAGAGGAGCTTGATTCTTCTGCTGATAGTAAGAAACATAACAAAGACAGTCCCAAAGAGGAatccaacaacaacaataatccTGAGTTTGTCACTGACTACAGTGAAGCTAAGCTCTTCATAATCAAGTCCTACAGTGAAGACAACGTACACAAGAGCATCAAATACAATGTATGGGCTAGCACTCCTAATGGCAACAAAAAGCTTGATGCTGCTTACCGTGAGGCCAAGGAGGAGAAAGAAGCTTGCCCAGTGTTTCTTCTGTTCTCT GTAAACGCGAGCTCTCAGTTCTGTGGAGTTGCGGAGATGATTGGACCTGTGGATTTTGAGAAGAGCGTTGATTACTGGCAACAAGACAAGTGGAATGGACAGTTCCCAGTGAAGTGGCACATCATCAAAGATGTTCCAAACAGCCAGTTCCGCCACATTATATTGGAGAACAATGACAATAAGCCCGTGACTAATAGTCGAGACACTCAAGAA GTGAAACTGGAACAAGGCATAGAGATGCTGAAGATTTTCAAGAACTACGATGCTGAGACTTCAATCTTGGATGATTTTGGGTTTTATGAAGAGAGGGAGAAAATAATCCAAGAACGGAAGGCAAGAAGACAGCCAAACTTACCATCTGCAGGAGGAGGAGAAAACGAACATAAGCCCGCTTCTGCTGCATTGCAGACAGAGTTCATCAAGAACATGTCAAAAAGTTTTGCGCAGGTTGTCCGCTTGGACGAGGGCAGCAAAGCATCTCCAGATGCAACTACAACAACCGTAGCAGTCTCTTCTGGTCAATCCAACTAG
- the LOC103849735 gene encoding organic cation/carnitine transporter 7, with product MEEGNPSFTVDEALVGIGFGKFQLYVLAYAGMAWVAEAMEMMLLSFVGPAVQSLWNLSAREESLITSVVFAGMLIGAYSWGIVADKHGRRKGFIITAVVTFLAGFLSSFAPNYMSLIVLRCLVGLGLGGGPVLVSWYLEFIPAPNRGTWMIVFSAFWTVGTIFEASLAWLIMPSLGWRWLLALSSVPSSLLLVFYRWTPESPRYLILQGRKAEAQSILQKIARMNGTHLPKGVLRSEIEEKNKSLPTENTHLLKPEEESNIVVADNNGQNFILLTLLSPELIKRTLLLWVVFFGNAFAYYGVVLLTTELNNSQNSCHPTGEVLQHSSNDVNYKDVFIASFAEFPGLLISAAMVDRLGRKVTMSSTLFLCCIFLLPLLTHQPPAITTALLFGGRVCVSAAFAVVYIYAPEIYPTAVRTTGVGVASSVGRIGGVLCPLVAVGLVHGCHQTVAVLLFEVVMFVSGICVCLFPFETSGRELTDTISTSKKPPSSSSSV from the exons ATGGAAGAAGGGAACCCTAGTTTCACAGTGGATGAAGCACTTGTGGGGATTGGATTTGGCAAGTTTCAACTCTACGTTCTTGCTTACGCTGGAATGGCTTGGGTTGCTGAGGCTATGGAGATGATGCTCCTCTCTTTCGTTGGACCTGCTGTTCAGTCGCTGTGGAACCTCTCTGCACGTGAGGAGAGCTTGATAACTAGCGTCGTTTTTGCTGGTATGCTCATTGGAGCTTACTCTTGGGGCATTGTTGCTGACAAACATGGCCGCAG GAAAGGGTTTATAATAACTGCTGTGGTGACTTTCCTAGCTGGTTTCTTGAGCTCATTTGCACCAAACTACATGTCCCTGATCGTTCTCCGCTGTCTTGTTGGTCTGGGACTGGGAGGAGGTCCTGTTCTCGTCTCCTGGTATCTCGAATTCATCCCTGCGCCAAACCGAGGGACTTGGATGATTGTTTTCTCAGCTTTCTGGACCGTTGGAACCATCTTCGAGGCTTCACTCGCTTGG CTAATCATGCCAAGCTTAGGTTGGAGGTGGCTGCTCGCACTCTCTTCCGTACCTTCATCGCTGCTTCTTGTCTTCTATAGGTGGACGCCTGAGTCTCCTCGGTACTTAATCCTCCAAGGCCGGAAAGCTGAAGCTCAATCCATACTCCAGAAGATTGCGAGAATGAACGGAACCCACTTACCTAAAGGTGTTCTCCGCTCAGAGATTGAAGAGAAGAATAAAAGCCTTCCAACAGAAAACACTCATCTCCTCAAGCCTGAAGAAGAATCTAATATAGTAGTAGCTGACAACAACGGACAGAACTTTATTTTGCTAACTCTTCTATCTCCGGAGCTAATCAAACGGACTCTCCTACTATGGGTTGTATTCTTTGGAAACGCCTTTGCTTACTACGGCGTTGTCCTTCTCACCACCGAGCTGAACAATTCCCAAAACAGCTGCCATCCAACAGGAGAAGTGTTGCAACATTCTTCAAACGATGTTAACTACAAAGACGTTTTCATCGCCAGTTTTGCAG AGTTTCCAGGGCTACTAATATCAGCAGCAATGGTGGACAGGCTTGGACGCAAAGTGACAATGTCATCAACGCTATTCCTCTGCTGCATCTTCCTTCTTCCTCTGTTAACTCACCAACCACCAGCCATAACCACAGCTCTTCTCTTCGGCGGCCGTGTCTGCGTCTCCGCAGCCTTCGCGGTGGTTTACATCTACGCACCGGAGATATATCCCACGGCGGTAAGAACGACCGGAGTAGGAGTGGCTAGCTCTGTGGGGAGAATAGGAGGAGTGCTATGTCCACTAGTAGCCGTGGGGTTGGTTCACGGATGCCATCAGACTGTGGCTGTTCTTCTCTTCGAGGTAGTGATGTTTGTCTCAGGAATCTGCGTTTGTCTCTTCCCGTTCGAGACCAGTGGTCGTGAGCTGACGGATACTATCTCTACATCCAAGAAgccaccttcatcttcatcttctgtATAG
- the LOC103849734 gene encoding myb family transcription factor PHL6, with amino-acid sequence MNSHRLVVSTAQEECNKGIQKACSSSLSPAFNFLNVQPETTSKSPFIRSQSPDWPKNSTFSRSSTFCTNLYSSSSSANETQKHLGNSLPFLPDPSASASGVESARSPSVFSEDLGNPFDGDNNSSLVKDFFNLSADACSNGGGYHDLDCSNDTLSDQLELQFLSDELELAITDRAETPRLDEIYEKPMASPNPVTVLSPSQRCDAGAMCIDPVSSLPSPRSSAAANHKPRMRWTPELHESFLKSVNKLEGPEKATPKAVLKLMNVEGLTIYHVKSHLQKYRLAKYMPEKKEEKKNVNSEEKKLAMSNSEADEKKKGAIQLTEALRMQMEVQKQLHEQLEVQRVLQLRIEEHAKYLEKMLEEQRKAGRLFSSSSSSQTLLSPSDDETRPDSQNMSKTEASLPQPSSSAKNIASETEDDQCESPQKRRRLENNTEPQDSER; translated from the exons ATGAACAGTCATAGGCTTGTTGTGTCAACGGCACAAGAGGAATGCAACAAAGGAATTCAAAAAGCTTGCTCGTCTTCTCTCTCTCCAGCCTTTAACTTTCTGAATGTCCAGCCAGAAACCACCAGCAAATCTCCTTTCATACGGTCACAATCTCCGGATTGGCCAAAGAATAGTACGTTTTCACGGTCGTCAACCTTCTGCACAAACCTCTActcctcatcttcttcagcCAATGAGACTCAGAAACATTTGGGAAACAGTCTTCCTTTCCTCCCTGATCCCTCTGCTTCTGCTTCTGGTGTGGAGTCTGCAAGATCTCCATCTGTCTTCAGTGAGGATTTGGGTAATCCGTTTGATGGAGACAACAACTCCTCGCTTGTCAAAGATTTCTTTAATCTCTCCGCGGATGCTTGTTCCAATGGAGGTGGTTATCATGATCTTGACTGTTCCAACGACACCTTATCAGATCAGCTGGAGCTGCAGTTCCTGTCTGATGAACTTGAGCTGGCCATCACAGACCGAGCTGAAACTCCAAGGCTTGAT GAGATCTATGAAAAGCCAATGGCTTCGCCAAATCCAGTGACTGTGCTGAGTCCAAGCCAAAGATGCGATGCTGGAGCAATGTGCATTGACCCAGTTTCATCTCTCCCTTCTCCAAGATCCTCAGCAGCAGCCAATCACAAGCCGAGAATGAGATGGACCCCTGAGCTCCACGAAAGTTTTTTGAAGTCAGTGAACAAACTTGAAGGGCCTGAAA AGGCCACTCCAAAGGCTGTTCTGAAGCTTATGAATGTTGAGGGCTTGACGATCTACCATGTAAAAAGCCACTTGCAG AAGTATAGACTAGCAAAGTATATGCCAGAGAAAAAAGAAG AGAAAAAGAATGTTAACTCAGAGGAAAAGAAACTCGCTATGAGCAACAGTGAAGCtgatgagaagaagaaagg GGCAATACAATTAACTGAAGCTCTGCGTATGCAGATGGAAGTTCAAAAGCAACTGCATGAACAACTCGAG GTGCAACGGGTGCTTCAGCTACGAATAGAAGAGCATGCTAAATACTTGGAGAAGATGCTTGAAGAACAACGCAAAGCCGGAAggctattttcttcttcttcttcttctcagacTTTGTTATCACCTAGTGATGATGAGACTAGACCAGACTCTCAAAACATGTCCAAGACCGAAGCATCTCTGCCTCAGCCTTCATCATCTGCAAAGAACATAGCTTCTGAAACCGAAGACGATCAATGTGAGTCCCCTCAGAAACGCCGCAGGCTTGAGAACAATACTGAACCTCAAGACTCTGAGAGGTAG